Proteins from a single region of Caloramator sp. E03:
- a CDS encoding AraC family transcriptional regulator encodes MDYNIHGYVTLGQVQETIKDRYIKYKQNISFNEAVRLLYSSNKHTFIKPKLSFNTFWGNLSDEEFNDLIHKLPVEITYGMLTPDNGQINENMIIPGNRDVFFIKHINYIKNLFHSHDFFEINYVFYGQCIQIFEREQRILKEGEMCIIAPHSIHDVLPCENSLVVSILIRQSTFEHTFFNLLTQKNLLSIFFRNIFYGKNRKGNYLLFNTDNQSEIKMLLKNISMESYIMDSFSNTCCINFVNILFSNILRKYSDTICFYRFDSNEKEKIDFISILQYIQQNFQTLTLRSLANYFHYSEAYISKLIKTNTNMNFTTIITKLKMENSKKLLTNTNMSIEQIAEQNGYDSPDHFTRVFKKYYGVTPKSYRNMYYCKNNVISS; translated from the coding sequence ATGGATTATAATATACATGGATATGTAACATTAGGACAAGTTCAAGAAACAATTAAAGATAGATATATAAAATATAAACAAAATATTTCTTTTAATGAGGCAGTTAGGCTTTTATATTCTTCTAATAAGCATACATTTATAAAACCAAAATTATCTTTTAATACTTTTTGGGGAAATCTATCTGATGAAGAATTTAATGATTTGATACATAAGTTGCCAGTTGAAATTACATACGGAATGCTCACTCCTGATAATGGACAAATTAATGAAAATATGATAATCCCTGGTAATCGCGATGTGTTTTTTATTAAACATATAAATTATATTAAAAACCTTTTCCATTCTCATGACTTTTTCGAAATTAATTATGTTTTCTATGGACAATGTATTCAGATATTTGAAAGAGAACAAAGAATTTTAAAAGAAGGAGAAATGTGCATTATTGCACCTCACTCAATTCATGATGTTCTTCCTTGCGAAAACAGCTTAGTTGTAAGTATTCTAATAAGACAAAGTACATTTGAACATACTTTTTTTAATCTGCTTACTCAAAAAAATCTTTTATCTATATTCTTTAGAAATATATTCTATGGGAAAAACAGAAAAGGTAATTATTTACTTTTCAATACTGATAATCAAAGTGAAATAAAAATGCTATTAAAAAATATTAGTATGGAAAGCTATATCATGGATTCTTTTTCAAATACATGTTGCATAAATTTTGTAAATATTTTATTTTCTAATATACTTCGTAAATATAGTGATACGATATGTTTTTATAGGTTTGATAGCAATGAGAAGGAAAAAATAGATTTTATTTCAATATTGCAATATATTCAGCAAAACTTTCAAACACTTACACTTCGTTCACTTGCAAATTACTTTCATTATAGTGAAGCTTATATAAGCAAATTAATTAAAACAAATACAAATATGAACTTTACAACAATAATAACTAAATTAAAGATGGAAAATTCAAAGAAATTATTGACTAATACTAATATGTCAATAGAACAAATTGCTGAACAAAACGGTTATGACAGTCCAGATCATTTTACAAGGGTTTTCAAAAAATACTATGGCGTTACTCCAAAAAGTTATAGAAATATGTATTATTGTAAAAATAATGTAATTAGCTCTTAA
- a CDS encoding glycoside hydrolase family 1 protein has protein sequence MIDIFNYKTVKFPDNFLWGASTAGQQIEGNNNSFYDSEEFLPKSAFGELSYEYAGLACNSYEMFEKDIELLKKMNLKIYRMSIEWSRIEPEEGIFNEEAVKHYQRIFNLLKENNIKLCLTLHHFSHPVWFHKKGFFNTLENMKYWERYLKFIVPKIKEYVDYWIILNELNLPYVYTVEQRVNMLHYHARGYHIIKHYSDKPASSAHSYSEKYPLRGKHDKIDNLMSELYDYQENEFFFNAIRTGEICMPFMDGQYVSELKDSCDYWALNTYIRQIIDGHRKNPYADFYNATHLNNLDVPFYTEEIFPEIIINMLLRCKDKPCLITENGIATIDDRIRIVYISAILQSLKEAIDLGVNVFGYMHWSLIDNWEWGSFKPTFGLAKVDRKTFEREIKKSGHFYGEIAKNNLFSQEILQKYLNEIPSVINR, from the coding sequence ATGATAGATATATTTAATTATAAAACAGTAAAATTTCCAGATAACTTTTTATGGGGTGCAAGTACAGCAGGTCAACAGATTGAAGGAAATAATAATTCTTTTTATGATAGTGAAGAATTCTTACCTAAATCAGCATTTGGTGAACTATCTTACGAATATGCAGGACTTGCTTGTAACAGTTATGAAATGTTCGAAAAAGATATAGAGCTTTTGAAAAAAATGAATTTAAAAATATACCGTATGTCTATTGAATGGAGCAGAATTGAGCCAGAAGAAGGAATTTTTAATGAAGAAGCTGTAAAACACTATCAAAGAATATTTAATCTGTTGAAAGAAAATAATATAAAGCTGTGTCTTACATTGCATCATTTTTCACATCCAGTATGGTTTCATAAAAAGGGATTCTTTAATACCCTTGAAAATATGAAATATTGGGAAAGATATCTTAAATTTATTGTTCCTAAAATAAAAGAATATGTAGATTACTGGATTATTTTAAATGAACTTAATTTGCCTTATGTATATACAGTTGAACAACGTGTAAATATGCTGCATTATCATGCAAGAGGATATCACATAATAAAGCATTATTCTGATAAACCTGCAAGTTCAGCTCATTCATACTCAGAAAAATACCCTTTAAGAGGAAAACATGATAAAATAGACAATTTAATGAGTGAACTTTATGATTACCAAGAAAATGAGTTTTTCTTTAATGCAATAAGAACAGGAGAGATCTGTATGCCATTTATGGATGGCCAATATGTAAGTGAATTAAAAGATAGCTGTGATTATTGGGCTCTTAATACATATATAAGGCAAATCATAGATGGGCATAGAAAAAATCCTTATGCAGATTTTTATAATGCAACCCATTTGAATAATTTAGATGTTCCTTTTTATACTGAGGAGATTTTTCCAGAAATTATTATAAACATGTTATTAAGATGTAAAGATAAGCCGTGTTTAATTACAGAAAATGGTATAGCAACTATTGATGATAGGATTAGAATTGTTTATATTTCTGCAATACTACAAAGTTTAAAGGAAGCAATAGATTTAGGTGTAAATGTATTTGGATATATGCATTGGTCTTTAATAGATAATTGGGAATGGGGAAGTTTTAAGCCAACCTTTGGGCTTGCTAAAGTAGATAGAAAAACCTTTGAAAGGGAAATTAAAAAGAGTGGACATTTCTATGGAGAAATAGCAAAAAATAATCTTTTTTCACAAGAGATACTTCAAAAATATTTAAATGAAATTCCTTCTGTAATAAACAGATAA
- a CDS encoding MFS transporter — protein MNEQKKESNTRFGIAWALANGGGYMLIQATVASYIAVFMTDYIGIAAGVASVIMGLASLWDAINDPIMGVIADRTKSRWGRYRPYFLFAPIFFVIVSVLLFLNPKGLSESGKIAWTSIFYVGFGMLNTVCTMPTMAIVPAHVKEFDERNKIFTWGAIATAFSFTIASSYSINISKFFGSWVPMILIYGILMIISYLWLFKVSKERYLIDIDAEKRPISKDIKIIFKHKEIYPVIIIWMLCSLGFGLMFATSVYYVMYYLARPDLISKYMLVLSIGAFISMSVIMPLAIKIFKCGHKALLWSQLLTAICYIILFFFGKNNFTFLCVVSFIATSLSAMENSLINLLLADSIDFIQLKDGVSLNATLSSIKGFAFKCGTTLQSSGILAVLAITGYVAGAIGHQPESAMLGINSLRFLIPAMISLIVVILCIFYPLQKHYAEFEKMKEKMVAM, from the coding sequence ATGAATGAACAAAAAAAAGAATCAAACACGAGGTTTGGCATCGCCTGGGCACTTGCTAACGGAGGAGGCTATATGTTAATACAAGCAACAGTAGCAAGTTACATCGCAGTTTTTATGACAGATTATATTGGTATTGCAGCTGGGGTAGCTTCAGTTATTATGGGTTTAGCTTCATTGTGGGATGCAATAAATGATCCTATTATGGGAGTTATTGCCGACAGGACAAAGTCAAGATGGGGAAGATACAGACCTTACTTTTTGTTTGCCCCAATATTTTTTGTAATTGTAAGCGTTTTGCTCTTTTTAAATCCTAAAGGATTATCTGAGAGTGGTAAAATAGCTTGGACTTCTATTTTTTATGTTGGTTTTGGAATGTTAAATACAGTTTGTACAATGCCTACAATGGCAATCGTTCCAGCACATGTAAAGGAGTTTGATGAAAGAAATAAAATATTTACATGGGGTGCTATTGCAACTGCATTTTCTTTTACAATTGCTTCATCATACTCAATTAATATTTCAAAATTTTTTGGAAGCTGGGTTCCAATGATATTAATTTATGGTATATTAATGATTATAAGTTATTTATGGCTATTTAAGGTATCAAAGGAAAGATATTTAATTGATATTGATGCTGAAAAAAGACCTATATCAAAGGATATAAAAATAATATTTAAACATAAAGAAATCTATCCTGTTATAATTATTTGGATGCTTTGTTCTCTTGGTTTTGGTTTAATGTTTGCTACATCAGTATATTATGTAATGTATTATTTAGCAAGACCTGATTTAATATCAAAATATATGCTTGTTCTATCAATAGGTGCTTTTATATCTATGTCAGTAATTATGCCTTTAGCAATAAAAATATTTAAATGTGGGCATAAAGCATTATTGTGGTCCCAACTTTTAACAGCAATTTGTTATATTATACTTTTCTTCTTTGGCAAGAATAATTTTACTTTCCTTTGTGTTGTATCTTTTATTGCTACATCGCTTTCAGCTATGGAAAACTCACTTATTAATTTGTTATTAGCAGATAGCATAGACTTTATTCAATTAAAAGATGGAGTTTCATTAAATGCAACTCTTTCTTCTATAAAAGGTTTTGCTTTTAAATGTGGGACAACCTTACAATCATCAGGTATTTTAGCTGTATTAGCAATTACAGGATATGTTGCTGGAGCAATAGGTCATCAGCCTGAATCAGCAATGCTTGGTATTAATTCATTAAGATTTTTAATTCCTGCTATGATTTCTTTAATTGTAGTTATTCTTTGCATTTTCTATCCTTTACAAAAGCACTATGCTGAATTTGAAAAAATGAAAGAAAAAATGGTGGCTATGTAA